A single Metarhizium brunneum chromosome 5, complete sequence DNA region contains:
- the GNA1_1 gene encoding Glucosamine 6-phosphate N-acetyltransferase produces the protein MASEEGLFSSKLISSEVSEKLPEGYQLRALRPSDFDTGFLECLRVLTTVGDITREAFEEQFKQMNQQGGYYIVVIEDTNRTEKEKSVVATGALIVERKFIHSLGAVGHIEDIAVAKDQQGKKLGLRLIQALDYVAEKVGCYKCILDCSDANEGFYVKCGFRRAGLQMAHYYQGNKSKSQ, from the exons ATGGCATCCGAAGAGGGTCTCTTCTCATCGAAGCTCATCTCTTCCGAGGTGTCTGAAAAGCTGCCTGAAGGCTACCAGCTGCGGGCCCTGCGACCGAGCGACTTTGACACCGGCTTCCTGGAATGTCTGCGAGTGCTGACGACGGTCGGCGACATCACCAGGGAGGCGTTTGAGGAGCAGTTCAAGCAGATGAATCAGCAGGGGGGCTACTACATCGTTGTCATTGAGGACACCAACAGAACTGAGAAGGAGAAATCGGTCGTTGCTACGGGTGCTCTGATAGTTGAGCGCAAGTT CATCCACAGCCTCGGTGCGGTCGGCCACATTGAAGacatcgccgtcgccaaagaccAGCAGGGCAAGAAACTCGGCCTCCGACTCATTCAAGCCCTCGACTACGTCGCCGAAAAGGTCGGCTGCTACAAGTGCATTCTCGACTGCAGCGATGCCAACGAGGGTTTCTACGTCAAGTGCGGCTTCAGACGGGCCGGCTTGCAGATGGCACACTACTACCAGGGAAATAAGAGTAAATCTCAATAA
- the kduD_1 gene encoding 2-dehydro-3-deoxy-D-gluconate 5-dehydrogenase yields MSAPIFSLQGQTAVVTGCTRGIGQAVAIGLAEAGADVILVQRDTSVTSTKEAIEKLGRKAWIYTADMADQQSVKALTPKILADGHELRILVTCAGIQRRHPCEEFPDSDFNEVMQVNLNAVFTLCRDVGAHMLHLEPSPTTGRRGSIINFASLLTFQGGFTVPAYAASKGAVGQVTKSFANEWTSKGITVNAIAPGYIETDMNTALLNNPERLASISARIPAGRWGSPDDFKGTTVYLASRASGYVSGHTLVVDGGWMGR; encoded by the exons ATGAGCGCGCCGATATTCTCACTCCAGGGCCAGACAGCCGTGGTCACAGGCTGCACCCGTGGCATCGGCCAGGCTGTGGCTATTGGCCTCGCCGAAGCAGGCGCTGATGTCATTCTCGTACAG CGAGATACCAGTGTCACTTCCACCAAGGAAGCGATTGAAAAGTTGGGCCGCAAGGCATGGATCTACACGGCCGACATGGCGGACCAGCAGTCCGTCAAGGCGCTGACTCCCAAGATTCTAGCCGACGGACACGAGCTTCGGATTCTGGTGACGTGTGCCGGCATCCAGAGGCGGCATCCGTGCGAGGAGTTTCCCGACAGCGATTTCAACGAG GTCATGCAGGTCAACCTCAATGCCGTATTCACGCTCTGCCGAGACGTGGGCGCACACATGCTGCATCTCGAGCCGTCGCCCACCACCGGCCGCCgcggcagcatcatcaacttTGCCTCGCTGCTCACCTTCCAGGGCGGCTTCACGGTCCCGGCGTACGCGGCGTCCAAGGGCGCAGTGGGCCAGGTCACCAAGAGCTTCGCAAACGAATGGACGTCCAAGGGCATCACGGTCAACGCCATCGCCCCCGGATACATCGAGACGGACATGAACACGGCGCTGCTGAACAACCCCGAGCGCCTGGCGAGCATCAGCGCCCGCATCCCCGCGGGACGATGGGGCAGCCCAGACGACTTCAAGGGCACGACGGTCTATCTGGCGAGCCGGGCGAGCGGCTACGTCAGCGGCCACACGCtggtcgtcgacggcggTTGGATGGGCCGGTAG
- the STE20 gene encoding Serine/threonine-protein kinase STE20, with the protein MSRQQRAHGATLANTAISPVPGTTVTTYTGSTVSLPVARRKQNIAAGLVPCPIRHQGWVTVREGSFITAWKDRYLVLSREWLDFCKTEGGKSVYTLFLNDVVGVGRVETGTPILEIKRKADGTSSSPGEKEGGMRILHVKTKTEDELYGWIDFIYTACPGLGGVSNPTNFSHAVHVGFNPTSKEFVGLPHEWAQLLSASTITKEDYARNPQAVIEAVDFYSDLTKKSNNPEQYLALSPTRATRLLEELNEASGKDPTIPAQTNESPRPLENAYTAYGGHVKLTFQQHEQRRERSQERRPNIPFKHIAVSPPRTPGKATRKATQDTQLLHPAPLAPKLRRVPAQPVRPIAQQPDADTATANPALVPPEVCPKHDLQPAQDPGLTPIPVPSMLRQTIRHQTTSEAELISKLQTVVSSGNPDDSYARQKKIGQGASGSVYVAKIKATAVGTARDIILDRGLNTRVAIKEMVLARQARKELLVDEIMIMRENRHENIINFLEAFLVNENRQLWVVIDYMDGGALNDIIDNNSTISERHMATICRETCKGLQHLHARCVIHRDIKSDNVLMDSRGNIKITDFGFCAKLNERRSKRATMVGTTYWMAPEVVRQKKYSYKIDVWSLGIMAIEMAEMEPPYMDEQPLRALYLIATSGTPPLRHPDKHSPLLKSFLARCLRVDAEQRASADALLEHEFLKSRGNVSELVELLAYKSET; encoded by the exons ATGTCACGGCAGCAACGCGCACATGGGGCCACCTTGGCAAATACTGCCATCTCGCCGGTTCCTGGTACGACTGTAACCACCTACACAGGTTCCACTGTCTCACTGCCCGTCGCACGGCGGAAACAGAACATCGCGGCGGGGTTGGTGCCATGTCCAATACGGCATCAAGGATGGGTCACAGTAAGGGAAGGCAGCTTTATCACAGCCTGGAAGGACAGATACTTGGTCCTCAGCAGAGAGTGGCTCGACTTTTGCAAGACAGAAGGAGGCAAGTCGGTGTACACACTCTTTTTGAACGATGTTGTCGGCGTTGGTCGCGTCGAAACTGGTACCCCGATTCTGGAAATTAAGAGGAAAGCCGATGGAACTTCATCTAGCCCTGGCGAGAAGGAGGGTGGCATGCGCATCTTGCACGTCAAGACCAAAACGGAGGATGAATTATACGGCTGGATTGACTTTATATATACGGCATGTCCGGGATTAGGGGGGGTGAGCAATCCCACCAACTTTTCGCATGCAGTACACGTTGGGTTCAATCCAACTAGTAAAGAATTCGTCGGCCTGCCCCACGAATGGGCTCAGTTGTTAAGTGCGTCGACAATAACGAAAGAGGATTACGCACGAAATCCACAAGCCGTTATCGAAGCTGTCGATTTTTATTCCGATCTGACAAAAAAGTCTAACAATCCCGAACAGTATTTGGCACTGTCACCAACCCGAGCAACCCGATTGCTCGAGGAGCTGAACGAGGCTTCTGGCAAGGATCCAACTATTCCAGCTCAAACTAATGAatctcctcgtcctctggaGAATGCATATACTGCATATGGCGGCCACGTGAAACTCACATTCCAACAGCACGAACAGAGGAGAGAACGAAGCCAGGAGAGACGGCCCAACATACCTTTCAAGCATATAGCCGTATCTCCTCCTCGAACCCCCGGGAAAGCTACACGAAAGGCTACACAGGACACCCAGCTGTTACACCCAGCACCATTGGCTCCGAAGTTGCGACGGGTACCTGCTCAGCCGGTTCGGCCTATCGCCCAGCAGCCAGATGCGGATACAGCTACAGCAAACCCGGCGCTCGTCCCGCCTGAGGTCTGTCCTAAACATGATTTGCAGCCAGCCCAAGACCCCGGGTTAACGCCTATTCCTGTTCCGTCAATGCTAAGACAGACTATTCGACATCAAACTACGTCAGAGGCTGAGCTCATTTCCAAGTTACAGACAGTTGTGTCTTCAGGAAATCCAGATGACTCATATGCTAGACAGAAGAAGATTGGGCAGGGTGCTTCCGGCTCCGTATATGttgccaagatcaaggccACGGCTGTTGGGACTGCTCGCGACATTATTCTCGATCGAGGCTTGAATACTCGGGTTGCAATTAAAGAAATGGTTCTTGCACGTCAAGCTCGCAAGGAACTTCTTGTGGATGAGATTATGATTATGAGGGAGAACCGACATGAGAACATTATCAACTTCCTCGAGGCATTCCTCGTCAACGAGAACAGACAACTATGGGTTGTGATTGACTATATGGATGGTGGTGCATTGAACGATATTATAGACAATAACTCAACAATTTCCGAAAGACATATGGCAACCATTTGCAGAGAG ACTTGTAAAGGGCTACAGCATCTTCACGCGAGATGTGTCATTCATCGAGATATCAAGAGCGACAATGTTCTCATGGACAGCCGAGGAAACATCAAGATCA CCGACTTTGGATTCTGTGCCAAACTCAACGAACGAAGATCTAAGCGTGCCACCATGGTCGGCACCACATATTGGATGGCCCCCGAAGTGGTTCGACAAAAGAAGTACAGTTACAAGATTGACGTATGGTCCTTGGGGATCATGGCTATTGAGATGGCAGAAATGGAGCCGCCATATATGGACGAGCAGCCTTTACGGGCACTGTATCTCATTGCCACGTCCGGGACACCGCCATTGCGCCATCCGGACAAACACAGCCCGCTGCTCAAGTCATTCTTGGCGAGATGTCTAAGGGTCGATGCTGAGCAGCGTGCCTCGGCGGATGCATTGCTGGAGCATGAATTTTTAAAGTCTAGGGGTAATGTGAGCGAACTGGTAGAGCTGTTGGCGTATAAAAGTGAGACTTAA
- the ladA gene encoding L-arabinitol 4-dehydrogenase translates to MASQSVNASVLHGAKDLRIETRDLPAPAADEVQIAIQSTGLCGSDLHYFNHYRNGDIIVREPLTLGHESSGTVVAVGSDVKSLAPGDRVALEVGLPCETCEYCKQGRYNICRGMKFRSSAKANPHAQGTLQEKINHPARWCHKLPSRLSLDLGAIIEPLSVAMHARNRANLPAGSTVLVFGAGAVGLLAAAVSKADDAAAVIIADIQKDRVDFAVANGYADAGFVVPMARPQSIEEKLAYAQDVASQIKETQVHGKAVGEVSAVYECTGVETCTQTSIYATKPGGKVMIIGMGNPILTLPMSAAALREVDLVGVFRYANVYERAIELLSNRPRNMPDLSSLVTHRFKGMEHIGDAFAMAGRVKDDDGRLVLKVVVDMKQE, encoded by the exons ATGGCTTCACAGAGCGTCAACGCATCCGTTCTACACGGAGCCAAGGACCTGCGCATT GAAACCCGTGATCTGCCAGCTCCTGCAGCCGACGAAGTACAGATTGCCATCCAGTCCACCGGCCTCTGCGGCTCAGACCTGCACTACTTCAACCATTACCGAAATGGAGACATTATTGTCCGCGAGCCCTTGACGCTCGGCCACGAGTCGAGCGGCACCGTGGTGGCAGTCGGCTCCGACGTCAAGAGCCTGGCGCCCGGAGACCGAGTCGCTCTCGAAGTCGGTCTGCCCTGCGAGACATGCGAATACTGCAAACAAGGCCGATACAACATCTGCCGCGGAATGAAGTTTAGAAGCTCGGCCAAAGCCAACCCCCACGCGCAGGGCACGCTGCAAGAAAAGATCAACCACCCTGCTCGTTGGTGTCACAA ACTCCCGTCCCGGCTCTCTCTAGATCTAGGCGCAATCATTGAGCCACTCTCGGTTGCTATGCACGCGCGGAACCGTGCCAACCTGCCCGCCGGCTCAACAGTGCTCGTCTTTGGCGCCGGCGCGGTCGGTCTCCTCGCTGCGGCAGTCAgcaaggccgacgacgccgctgCCGTCATCATCGCAGATATCCAAAAGGACCGCGTGGACTTTGCCGTCGCGAATGGCTATGCGGACGCGGGATTCGTTGTGCCAATGGCCCGCCCGCAGTCGATTGAAGAGAAATTGGCGTATGCGCAAGACGTCGCTAGCCAGATCAAAGAGACCCAAGTCCATGGCAAGGCTGTTGGCGAAGTCTCTGCCGTCTATGAGTGCACCGGCGTTGAGACCTGCACGCAGACGTCCATCTAC GCAACCAAacccggcggcaaggtcatGATTATTGGCATGGGAAACCCGATTCTCACGCTGCCCATGTCGGCAGCCGCACTGCGCGAAGTCGATCTTGTGGGCGTTTTTCGATACGCCAATGTCTATGAGAGAGCGATCGAGCTCCTTTCAAATCGTCCTCGTAATATGCCGGACTTGTCTTCGCTTGTCACCCACCGATTCAAGGGCATGGAGCACATTGGCGATGCATTCGCGATGGCGGGCAGAGTCAAGGACGATGATGGGCGTCTGGTTCTCAAGGTTGTAGTGGACATGAAGCAGGAGTAG
- the gar1_1 gene encoding D-galacturonate reductase encodes MSDLKFKLNTGAEIPAVGLGTWQSKPGEVQAAVSYALQNGYKLVDGAYCYGNEGEVGQGLKEAFAAGVKREDVFVVTKVWATYNTRVAEGLEKSLQSLGLEYVDLLLIHWPVLLNPKGNDDKFPTLPDGSRDIIRDWNHVEAWKQMEQVFASGKAKAIGVCNYSKKYLEELLPHAKVVPAVNQIENHPSLPQQEIVDLCNEKGIHVMAYSPLGSTGGPMMSAAPVVKLAEKKGVNPSTILLSYHVARGSTVLPKSVTPARIKANLEIVKLDADDMKVLTDYSDDLTKKGELKRYVYPPFGINFGFPDKQ; translated from the exons ATGTCCGACCTCAAGTTCAAGCTCAACACCGGCGCCGAGATTCCCGCCGTGGGCCTGG GAACCTGGCAATCCAAGCCTGGAGAGGTCCAGGCCGCCGTCTCGTACGCCCTCCAGAACGGGTacaagctcgtcgacggcgcgtACTGCTACGGCAATGAAGGCGAAGTCGGGCAGGGGCTCAAGGAGGCCTTTGCCGCGGGCGTGAAGCGCGAGGACGTGTTTGTGGTGACCAAGGTGTGGGCGACGTACAACACCCGTGTGGCCGAGGGCCTGGAGAAGAGCTTGCAGAGCCTGGGGCTGGAATACGTCGACCTGCTCCTGATT CACTGGCCTGTTTTGCTCAACCCCAAAG GCAACGACGACAAGTTTCCCACCCTGCCCGACGGCTCGCGCGACATTATCCGCGACTGGAACCACGTCGAGGCCTGGAAGCAGATGGAGCAGGTGTTTGCGAGcggcaaagccaaggccattggcgtCTGCAAC TACAGCAAAAAGTACCTCGAGGAGCTTCTGCCGCATGCCAAGGTCGTCCCCGCCGTGAACCAGATCGAAAACCACCCCAGCCTGCCGCAGCAGGAGATAGTCGACCTGTGTAACGAAAAGGGCATTCACGTCATGGCTTACAGCCCGCTCGGAAGCACTGGTGGGCCGATGATGAGCGCCGCGCCCGTTGTCAAGCTTGCTGAGAAGAAGGGTGTCAATCCTTCCACTATTCTGCTCAGCTACCACG TTGCCCGCGGCAGCACTGTCCTGCCCAAGTCTGTCACGCCTGCTCGGATCAAGGCCAATCTGGAGATTGTCAAGCTGgacgccgacgacatgaAGGTTTTGACAGACTACTCCGACGACCTGACTAAGAAGGGTGAATTGAAGCGTTATGTGTATCCGCCATTCGGGATCAACTTTGGCTTCCCAGATAAACAGTAA
- the yjgH gene encoding RutC family protein YjgH yields the protein MSHLQYYAYEKFGVRQREVVGYSQAVRVGDRIEVAGQGGWDPDTGVFEKEINAQIDLAFSNVDLALKDAGGKGWEQVFRINSYHLPLNREAEEAMVRNLKKWMPNHQPLWTCIGVARLAEDDMRVEIEVSAHDPEGAATAKTSK from the exons ATGTCTCACCTCCAGTACTACGCCTACGAGAAGTTTGGAGTCCGCCAGCGGGAGGTGGTGGGCTACAGCCAGGCTGTGCGCGTTGGGGATCGGATCGAGGTCGCGGGACAAG GTGGCTGGGATCCCGACACCGGGGTTTTCGAAAAGGAAATCAACGCCCAGATTGATCTGGCCTTTAGCAACGTCGACCTAGCCCTGAAGGACGCCGGGGGCAAGGGCTGGGAGCAAGTGTTTCGAATTAATTCCTACCACCTCCCTCTCAACCGGGAGGCCGAAGAGGCCATGGTGCGCAACCTGAAGAAGTGGATGCCCAATCACCAGCCCCTGTGGACGTGTATTGGCGTGGCCCGActggccgaggacgacatgAGGGTGGAAATTGAGGTCTCGGCTCACGATCCCGAGGGagctgccacggccaagactAGCAAGTAA
- the sed5 gene encoding Integral membrane protein sed5, which translates to MAVASIQDRTSEFKSVLAQAQKRQNANKVGSQRRSLLTDAQKAAADGSAQPKRSDFARKAAEIGRGISATMGKLEKLAQLAKRRTMFDDRPVEINELTFVIKQDLSALNQQIGGLQSLSKQQHPKADQEGEHNKNVVYLLQGKLTDVSANFKDVLEERTKNIQASRSRTENFISSVSQHAQPSIQKSASPLYGTPNRSSPAPASDTLSLNPIGDQQLLMMEEAQPTNVYIQQRGEAIEAIESTINELGSIFGQLATMVSEQSEMIERIDANTDDVVDNVEGAQRELLKYWSRVSSNRWLIAKMFGVLMIFFLLWVLVSG; encoded by the exons atggctgTCGCGTCCATTCAGGATCGAACCTCCGAGTTCAAGTCGGTTCTGGCACAAGCTCAGAAACGCCAGAATGCGAACAAAGTCGGATCGCAGCGGCGGTCGCTTCTGACTGATGCTCAGAAAGCCGCCGCAGATGGATCCGCACAACCGAAGAGATCAGATTTTGCGAGGAAGGCTGCCGAAATTGGCCGAGGCATCTCTGCGACTATGGGGAAGCTCGAGAAGCTAGCACAAC TGGCCAAGCGACGGACCATGTTCGACGACCGACCCGTTGAAATCAACGAACTTACTTTTGTCATCAAGCAAGATCTTTCTGCCCTCAATCAGCAGATCGGAGGCCTGCAAAGTCTTTCAAAGCAGCAACATCCCAAAGCTGACCAAGAAGGCGAGCACAACAAGAACGTCGTGTACTTGTTGCAAGGCAAGCTCACCGACGTCTCGGCCAATTTCAAGGACGTGTTGGAGGAGCGGACCAAGAACATTCAAGCGTCAAGGTCGCGAACCGAAAACTTCATCTCATCCGTGTCGCAGCATGCACAGCCATCCATTCAGAAGTCGGCCTCACCCCTATACGGCACGCCCAATCGATCCTCACCGGCCCCCGCATCCGACACGCTCTCGCTCAACCCGATCGGCGACCAGCaactgttgatgatggaagaagcCCAGCCTACAAACGTTTACATTCAACAAAGAGGAGAGGCCATCGAGGCCATCGAGTCAACGATTAACGAACTGGGCAGTATCTTTGGACAGTTGGCAACCATGGTCTCAGAACAGAGCGAGATGATTGAGCGAATCGACGCCAACACAGACGACGTCGTGGACAATGTCGAGGGCGCTCAGAGGGAGCTTTTGAAGTACTGGTCTCGAGTATCGAGCAACCGGTGGTTAATAGCCAAGATGTTTGGCGTGTTGATGATTTTCTTCCT TCTCTGGGTGTTGGTTTCCGGCTAG